A portion of the uncultured Draconibacterium sp. genome contains these proteins:
- the pgi gene encoding glucose-6-phosphate isomerase yields MLPKINPIETKAWQKLEEMYFEFEGTHMKELFAADADRFKKYSLKFEDILLDFSKNIVSDEVKATLFELASECGLKDAIAAMFSGEKINATEDRAVLHVALRNRSNTPILVDGEDVMPEVNAVLDQMKGFTAKVISGEWKGYTGKAITDIVNIGIGGSDLGPLMVTEALKPYKNQLNLHFVSNVDGTHIAETLKKVDPETTMFIVASKTFTTQETMTNANTAKDWFLESAKELENVAKHFVAVSTNADAVSAFGIDTDNMFRFWNWVGGRYSLWSAIGLSIMLGIGYDNYIELLDGAHAMDKHFAETDFDKNIPVILALIGLWYNNFYGAESEAILPYDQYMHRFSAYFQQGNMESNGKYVDRNGEQVDYQTGPIIWGEPGTNGQHAFYQLIHQGTKLIPCDFIASAVNHNKVGDHHPKLLANFFAQTEAMMVGKTEEQVVAELKAAGKSEAEIKELTPFKIFMGNIPTNSILVKQLTPRVLGSLIAMYEHKIFVQGIIWNIYSFDQWGVELGKQLANAILPELNNDEEVTGHDASTNGLINAWKEMR; encoded by the coding sequence ATGTTACCTAAAATCAATCCTATTGAAACTAAAGCCTGGCAAAAACTTGAAGAGATGTATTTCGAGTTTGAAGGCACGCATATGAAAGAACTTTTTGCAGCCGATGCAGATCGTTTTAAAAAATACTCACTGAAATTTGAAGATATCCTGCTTGATTTCTCGAAAAATATTGTTAGCGATGAGGTGAAAGCCACTTTGTTCGAGCTGGCCAGTGAGTGCGGTTTAAAAGATGCAATTGCCGCCATGTTTTCGGGAGAGAAGATTAATGCAACCGAAGACCGTGCCGTTCTTCACGTAGCTTTGCGCAACCGAAGTAATACGCCAATTTTAGTTGACGGTGAAGATGTAATGCCTGAAGTAAATGCGGTGCTCGACCAAATGAAAGGATTCACCGCAAAAGTGATTTCGGGCGAGTGGAAAGGTTACACCGGCAAAGCAATTACTGATATTGTAAATATTGGTATTGGCGGATCAGATCTTGGTCCGTTAATGGTAACCGAAGCATTAAAACCATACAAAAACCAATTGAACCTGCACTTTGTATCAAATGTTGACGGTACGCATATTGCCGAAACATTAAAAAAAGTTGATCCGGAAACTACCATGTTTATTGTGGCTTCGAAAACGTTTACCACACAAGAAACCATGACCAACGCCAACACGGCAAAAGACTGGTTCCTTGAATCGGCTAAAGAATTGGAGAATGTTGCCAAACACTTTGTGGCTGTTTCTACTAACGCCGATGCAGTATCTGCTTTTGGAATTGATACCGATAATATGTTCCGTTTCTGGAATTGGGTAGGAGGTCGTTACTCGTTGTGGTCGGCAATTGGATTGAGTATTATGCTTGGCATTGGTTACGACAACTATATTGAGTTGCTTGACGGCGCTCATGCAATGGACAAGCATTTCGCTGAAACAGACTTCGATAAAAATATTCCGGTAATTCTGGCTCTGATCGGACTTTGGTACAACAATTTCTACGGTGCCGAAAGTGAAGCGATTCTTCCGTACGACCAGTATATGCACCGTTTTTCTGCCTATTTTCAGCAAGGAAACATGGAAAGTAACGGTAAATATGTTGACCGTAACGGCGAGCAAGTGGATTACCAAACCGGCCCGATTATTTGGGGAGAGCCTGGAACAAACGGCCAGCACGCTTTTTACCAATTGATTCACCAGGGAACAAAACTAATTCCGTGCGACTTTATCGCCTCGGCAGTTAACCACAATAAAGTGGGTGATCATCATCCTAAATTGCTCGCCAATTTCTTCGCACAAACCGAAGCAATGATGGTGGGTAAAACTGAGGAGCAGGTAGTTGCAGAATTAAAAGCTGCCGGTAAGTCAGAAGCGGAAATTAAAGAATTGACACCGTTTAAAATATTCATGGGCAATATTCCAACTAACTCAATTTTGGTGAAACAATTAACTCCACGAGTTTTGGGATCGTTAATTGCCATGTACGAACACAAAATTTTTGTACAGGGAATTATCTGGAATATTTATAGTTTCGATCAGTGGGGAGTTGAGTTGGGTAAACAATTGGCCAATGCCATTCTGCCTGAACTGAATAACGATGAGGAAGTTACAGGACACGACGCGTCAACCAATGGATTGATTAATGCCTGGAAAGAAATGAGATAA
- a CDS encoding ABC transporter permease, whose protein sequence is MFIKRYLHDILIAVEAIIANRLKSILTALGIIFGVAAVISMMAIGNGAEQEILEQIKLVGVNNIVITPSTYSLSDGAGNGTGDGQPAAKKFSKGLTLLDVEAIQKIVPTVERITPVISFNYSALLNGISKPVVLEGIDNPYFDLFNMQLAEGKRFNTDQVEKGLPVCVIGNNIKEQFFRQQDPIGKYIKCGQIWLKIIGVVERRDFTASASDELGISSSDNKIFIPVQTMLLRFKNRSLIRADEVLNANKNSGGDGMVVIFGGPEQTEEPVDTDDNLNQLDKIIVQIEETEQLNNSATLIKRMLLRRHSELYDFEVTIPELLLKQQQKTKKIFNIVLGVIAGISLVVGGIGIMNIMLASVLERIREIGVRQALGAKQKDIIAQFLSESTLISLTGGIIGIILGVVLSKIITAMFDIKTIVSAFSIFIAFGVSVGVGIIFGYLPAKRAAANDPVVSLRS, encoded by the coding sequence ATGTTTATAAAAAGATATTTACACGATATTCTGATAGCGGTTGAAGCCATTATTGCCAACCGCTTGAAATCGATACTTACCGCTCTCGGTATCATCTTTGGGGTGGCTGCAGTTATTAGTATGATGGCCATTGGTAACGGTGCCGAACAGGAGATTCTGGAACAGATAAAACTGGTTGGAGTAAACAACATTGTTATTACGCCAAGTACTTATTCGTTATCCGATGGAGCAGGCAATGGTACTGGAGACGGTCAGCCCGCCGCAAAAAAATTCTCGAAAGGTCTAACTCTTCTCGATGTTGAGGCGATACAGAAAATTGTTCCAACCGTTGAACGCATCACGCCCGTAATTTCATTTAATTACTCGGCATTGTTAAACGGTATTAGTAAACCGGTTGTGTTGGAAGGAATTGACAATCCTTACTTCGATTTGTTTAATATGCAACTGGCCGAAGGAAAACGATTTAACACAGACCAGGTTGAAAAAGGCTTACCTGTTTGTGTTATTGGAAACAATATTAAAGAACAGTTTTTTCGCCAGCAAGATCCAATAGGGAAATACATTAAATGCGGACAGATTTGGTTAAAAATTATTGGCGTTGTTGAACGACGTGATTTTACAGCTTCGGCATCGGACGAACTGGGAATCAGCAGCTCCGACAACAAAATTTTCATTCCTGTACAAACCATGTTACTGCGGTTTAAAAACCGTTCGCTTATTCGTGCCGACGAGGTTTTAAACGCAAACAAAAACAGTGGCGGAGACGGAATGGTAGTTATATTTGGTGGCCCCGAACAAACTGAAGAACCGGTTGACACCGACGACAACCTGAATCAGTTGGATAAAATAATTGTTCAAATAGAAGAAACTGAACAGTTGAACAACTCGGCAACACTAATAAAACGTATGTTACTGAGACGTCACTCCGAGCTTTATGATTTTGAAGTTACCATACCGGAACTTTTGCTAAAACAGCAGCAAAAAACGAAAAAAATATTCAATATCGTTTTGGGTGTAATTGCCGGAATTTCGCTTGTTGTTGGCGGAATTGGGATTATGAATATTATGCTGGCTTCGGTGCTCGAACGTATTCGCGAAATTGGTGTTCGCCAGGCACTTGGCGCCAAACAAAAAGACATTATCGCGCAGTTTCTTTCTGAGTCAACTTTAATCAGTTTAACCGGAGGAATTATTGGAATTATTCTGGGAGTTGTCCTCTCGAAAATTATTACAGCCATGTTCGATATAAAAACCATCGTTTCGGCCTTTAGTATTTTTATTGCTTTTGGCGTGTCGGTAGGTGTAGGAATCATTTTTGGTTATCTGCCTGCCAAACGAGCCGCTGCAAACGATCCGGTAGTAAGTCTTCGTTCGTAA
- a CDS encoding efflux RND transporter periplasmic adaptor subunit, whose translation MAVKRKHIVITVAAICIIAIAAFAGTLTTSKSEKFYVVEKGPFEATLNCKGEIKGLVATPIPMPKILGDRDLRIWQLKILDLAQDGKYVKKGDFIMQLDASQIVSGMREEQQNLETEEADLKNAKIDSTVRLTELREDIKNAKLDLEYNKIDLEQSIYESAAYQRKAQMTYKKAENAIAKKQRDYQLEQNKLKMQVARSEERVKRSQERIGKFQQAMQAARITAPEDGIVIFGENWDGTKYSKDGDISTWSFGPPIATLPDMSEVISETYVKEIDISKINVGDKVRVSFDALEEVTINGEIKSIARVGEDHKDFDMKVFKVIIHLNDTNDGLKPAMSSNNEIILASEDEAVFVPLKAVVSENGEDFVYVSVHNNKQKTPITTGVENDEFVLVKSGLNEGDKVILNPQQQEI comes from the coding sequence ATGGCTGTAAAAAGAAAACATATTGTAATAACTGTAGCCGCAATTTGTATTATTGCGATTGCAGCTTTTGCAGGAACGCTGACCACAAGTAAATCGGAAAAATTTTATGTGGTTGAAAAAGGCCCTTTTGAGGCAACCTTAAATTGCAAAGGAGAAATTAAAGGCTTGGTTGCCACTCCTATTCCCATGCCAAAAATACTTGGCGACAGAGATTTACGAATTTGGCAACTAAAAATTCTTGATCTTGCCCAGGATGGTAAATACGTTAAAAAAGGTGATTTTATCATGCAGCTTGATGCCAGCCAGATTGTTTCGGGAATGCGTGAAGAACAGCAAAACCTGGAAACAGAAGAAGCCGATCTGAAAAACGCTAAGATCGACAGCACGGTGCGCCTTACCGAACTTCGTGAAGATATTAAGAATGCAAAACTTGATTTGGAATACAATAAAATTGATTTGGAACAATCGATATACGAATCGGCAGCATACCAGCGAAAAGCGCAAATGACCTATAAAAAAGCGGAAAATGCAATTGCCAAAAAACAACGCGATTATCAGCTTGAGCAAAACAAACTAAAAATGCAGGTAGCCCGGTCTGAAGAAAGAGTAAAACGAAGCCAGGAACGCATTGGTAAATTTCAGCAAGCCATGCAAGCCGCCCGTATTACTGCACCTGAAGACGGCATTGTAATTTTTGGCGAAAACTGGGATGGCACAAAATACAGTAAAGACGGCGATATCTCAACCTGGTCGTTTGGTCCGCCAATTGCCACGTTACCCGACATGTCGGAAGTAATTTCGGAAACCTATGTTAAAGAAATCGATATCTCGAAAATAAACGTTGGCGATAAAGTCAGAGTTTCGTTTGATGCTTTGGAAGAAGTAACGATTAATGGCGAAATTAAATCGATTGCGCGTGTTGGAGAAGATCATAAAGATTTTGACATGAAAGTGTTTAAAGTTATCATTCATCTGAATGATACTAACGATGGATTAAAACCGGCAATGTCGAGCAATAACGAAATAATTCTGGCTAGTGAAGATGAAGCCGTTTTTGTTCCTTTAAAAGCAGTAGTAAGCGAAAACGGAGAAGATTTTGTGTATGTGTCGGTACACAATAACAAACAAAAAACACCCATTACTACCGGCGTTGAAAATGATGAATTTGTGCTTGTAAAAAGCGGGCTGAATGAAGGAGATAAAGTAATCCTGAATCCGCAACAGCAAGAAATTTAA
- a CDS encoding PfkB family carbohydrate kinase, with product MAKKIVAFGEVVWDILPNGKVLGGTPSNFVFRCNSLGEKGYLLSRVGDDDLGAEAIEELIKLGISDKNVQLDPVFKTGTVEVSFDENEEAVYKVAHDVAFDHIEFSAEALKLVRKADCLVFGLLPQRFGLSKNTLRELIKESPDSLHFFDLKLFEHFFSRKVVKRLLKAANVVRIKEKEIEFLADKLEIEYSSIEDFARALSADYKIDIVIITRGSIGVLALHATDGVFFEPGYNLKAVDNVGSGMAFAAGFLHYYLNGKSVDEALKFGNAVGALNTTKRGATSSFTKDDVLAFMKNTEQHKPVL from the coding sequence ATGGCTAAAAAAATAGTTGCATTCGGAGAAGTAGTTTGGGATATTTTACCTAATGGTAAAGTATTGGGGGGTACGCCCTCTAATTTCGTTTTTCGGTGTAACTCATTGGGCGAAAAAGGTTATCTGCTTTCGCGTGTTGGCGACGACGATTTGGGAGCCGAAGCTATTGAAGAATTAATTAAACTGGGTATTTCAGACAAAAATGTTCAGCTCGATCCGGTATTTAAAACCGGAACAGTTGAAGTAAGTTTCGACGAAAACGAAGAAGCAGTTTACAAAGTGGCTCACGATGTTGCTTTTGATCATATTGAATTTTCGGCCGAAGCTTTAAAACTGGTTCGCAAAGCCGATTGCCTGGTTTTTGGTTTATTGCCACAACGCTTTGGCCTGTCGAAAAATACATTACGAGAATTAATTAAAGAATCGCCGGATTCGCTGCATTTTTTCGACCTCAAATTATTCGAACACTTTTTCAGTAGAAAGGTAGTAAAGCGTTTACTAAAAGCGGCTAACGTGGTACGCATAAAAGAGAAAGAAATCGAATTTCTGGCCGACAAACTGGAAATTGAATACTCCAGCATTGAAGATTTTGCACGTGCCTTATCAGCAGATTATAAAATTGATATTGTAATTATTACCCGCGGAAGCATTGGAGTATTGGCATTGCATGCTACTGATGGTGTATTTTTTGAGCCGGGTTATAACTTAAAAGCGGTTGATAATGTTGGATCGGGAATGGCATTTGCAGCCGGATTTTTGCATTATTACCTCAATGGAAAATCGGTTGATGAAGCCCTGAAATTTGGTAATGCAGTGGGTGCCCTAAATACCACCAAAAGAGGTGCAACCAGTTCGTTTACAAAAGACGACGTGCTGGCGTTTATGAAAAATACCGAACAGCACAAGCCCGTGTTATAG
- a CDS encoding DMT family transporter: MKTANFKGYMLALIATIAFSNVYIFSKAALNEIHLTQFGIYWCGLGVLFSFLFALKNEKLGQLKVLDKKQRRILLMLGVLEILTTTTFFISINIIPDPSITSFIGNLFPVMVTLGGIVLLKERFGWIEIVGASLALIGTFVISYTGGTSLRTLFIAGTGVVVINAIFATTATLIVKVHVKNISPELFNLNRYTWLFTFSLIAFFVYQPEAVVPSRAFANISIGAFLEFVAILTVYYSYQFIDASRSAVVQTLKGIFVLIGAYLVFHTFPALHQFIGGMITVIGVLIMTLAQAGIFKSPTARLN, from the coding sequence ATGAAAACAGCCAACTTTAAAGGATACATGCTGGCACTTATTGCCACAATTGCTTTCTCAAATGTTTACATATTTAGCAAAGCAGCATTAAACGAAATTCATTTAACACAATTTGGAATTTACTGGTGTGGGCTTGGTGTGCTGTTTAGTTTTCTGTTTGCATTAAAAAACGAAAAGCTGGGGCAGTTAAAAGTGCTCGATAAAAAACAACGCCGCATACTTTTAATGCTTGGCGTTCTCGAAATTCTAACCACCACAACCTTTTTTATTTCTATAAATATAATCCCCGATCCATCTATCACATCATTTATCGGGAACCTCTTCCCGGTTATGGTTACTTTGGGTGGTATTGTTTTACTGAAAGAAAGGTTTGGCTGGATTGAAATTGTTGGTGCTTCGCTGGCACTAATCGGCACCTTTGTTATTAGTTACACCGGTGGCACTAGTTTAAGAACCTTGTTTATAGCAGGCACCGGGGTGGTTGTTATCAATGCTATTTTTGCCACTACTGCTACACTTATTGTAAAAGTGCATGTAAAAAATATAAGCCCCGAGCTTTTTAACCTAAACCGCTACACCTGGTTATTTACATTTTCGCTAATTGCATTTTTTGTTTATCAACCTGAAGCAGTGGTACCCTCGCGGGCTTTTGCCAATATCTCAATTGGCGCGTTTCTCGAATTTGTTGCCATTTTAACGGTTTATTATTCGTATCAATTTATCGATGCATCGCGCTCGGCAGTGGTACAAACATTAAAAGGAATTTTTGTGCTAATTGGCGCGTACCTTGTATTTCACACGTTTCCGGCGTTGCACCAGTTTATTGGAGGAATGATAACAGTTATTGGTGTTCTGATAATGACACTGGCCCAGGCGGGAATTTTTAAATCACCAACTGCACGATTAAACTGA
- the ppk2 gene encoding polyphosphate kinase 2, translated as MENQEGKYTKKGKLSKKFYENELNRLQIELVRLQEWIKFKGLKVVVIFEGRDAAGKGGTIKRIIQTLNPRICRVVALGTPTEREKTQWYFQRYTPHLPAAGEMVLFDRSWYNRAGVEKVMGFCTNEEYWEFLRACPNFERMLIRSGIILIKYWFSVSQDEQEKRFRSRLNEPTKRWKLSPMDIKSMEKFEEYSKAKDEMFAYTDTKISPWFMVDADDKKRARLNCIHHLLSSIPYKELEQKEIVLPERQERQGYIRPPLDEMTYVPEVY; from the coding sequence ATGGAAAATCAAGAAGGAAAGTACACTAAAAAAGGAAAGCTCTCGAAAAAATTTTACGAAAATGAACTCAACCGTCTGCAAATTGAATTGGTGCGTTTGCAGGAATGGATAAAATTTAAAGGCTTAAAAGTTGTGGTAATATTTGAAGGCCGCGATGCTGCCGGAAAAGGTGGAACCATAAAACGTATTATTCAAACCCTGAATCCACGAATTTGCCGGGTTGTTGCATTGGGCACACCAACCGAACGCGAAAAAACGCAATGGTATTTTCAACGTTACACTCCGCACCTCCCGGCTGCCGGCGAAATGGTTTTGTTCGACCGAAGTTGGTATAACCGTGCCGGAGTTGAAAAAGTAATGGGCTTTTGCACCAACGAGGAATATTGGGAGTTTCTTCGCGCTTGTCCGAATTTCGAACGCATGTTAATCCGCTCGGGTATCATTCTTATAAAGTATTGGTTTTCGGTAAGCCAGGATGAACAGGAAAAACGATTCCGATCGAGGCTGAACGAACCCACAAAAAGATGGAAACTAAGCCCGATGGATATAAAATCTATGGAAAAATTTGAAGAGTATTCAAAAGCCAAAGATGAGATGTTTGCCTACACCGATACAAAAATTAGCCCATGGTTTATGGTTGATGCCGACGATAAAAAACGTGCACGATTAAACTGCATCCATCATCTGCTATCATCAATTCCTTATAAGGAACTGGAACAAAAAGAAATTGTGCTTCCCGAGCGACAGGAAAGGCAGGGATACATTCGTCCTCCGTTAGATGAAATGACCTACGTTCCTGAAGTTTATTAA
- a CDS encoding DUF1338 domain-containing protein, translated as MKVTAKEITGALLSRLWTMYLERVSYAREYQRLVLKKGGQVVNDHIAFRTFNTHTGEQPEGIRAIKHIISSLEYFTVEKYDFKKKKLKAVHFEHPDPMFPKLFISQLEVDQLPEWAQLVIKRTVKDTPYLLSDESIGLLSMLKEKGELPRVAGEALVNDLAQYFRRPWNVPHKDDVLKINDVSQYAAWVLLHGNAVNHFTAFINHQNVKEWPDLASTCQGLAEAGIPMKEALEGEKGSKLRQSATLAVKEEVDVKGDDGLEKMSWTYAYYELAERGLIVENGEEKLFTGFLGEQAKHLFDMTRTRDN; from the coding sequence ATGAAAGTTACAGCAAAAGAAATTACAGGCGCATTGCTTTCCCGGCTTTGGACAATGTATTTAGAACGGGTTTCATATGCCCGGGAATACCAGCGACTGGTACTTAAAAAGGGAGGGCAGGTCGTTAATGATCATATTGCTTTCAGAACCTTTAATACACACACTGGCGAACAGCCTGAAGGGATTAGGGCAATAAAACATATTATCTCAAGTCTTGAGTACTTTACGGTTGAAAAATATGATTTCAAAAAGAAAAAACTAAAGGCAGTTCACTTTGAACATCCTGATCCGATGTTCCCTAAATTATTTATTAGCCAACTTGAAGTTGATCAATTGCCGGAGTGGGCGCAGCTGGTTATAAAACGTACCGTAAAAGATACGCCCTATTTATTATCGGATGAGAGCATCGGGTTATTATCAATGCTAAAAGAAAAAGGAGAATTGCCGCGAGTAGCAGGAGAAGCTTTGGTAAACGACCTGGCACAATATTTTCGGAGACCATGGAATGTTCCTCACAAAGACGACGTGCTGAAAATAAACGATGTATCGCAATATGCCGCCTGGGTACTTTTACATGGTAATGCAGTCAATCACTTTACTGCTTTTATCAATCATCAGAATGTGAAGGAATGGCCCGATTTAGCCAGTACCTGCCAAGGATTGGCAGAGGCAGGAATACCGATGAAAGAAGCTCTTGAGGGAGAAAAAGGTAGTAAGTTAAGGCAATCGGCAACCTTGGCGGTAAAAGAAGAAGTTGACGTAAAGGGTGATGATGGATTGGAAAAGATGTCTTGGACTTACGCTTATTACGAATTAGCAGAGCGAGGTTTAATTGTTGAAAATGGTGAAGAAAAATTGTTTACGGGGTTTTTGGGCGAGCAGGCAAAGCACCTGTTCGACATGACCCGAACAAGAGATAATTAA
- a CDS encoding TolC family protein has translation MKKIYLSFIIILGFTGFVAAQEELVLTLPEVIDIASEQSIDAFRNKNMYLASYWEHRFYKAERLPSISLSANPADFNRYSNSVYNFETNEDEFRLREYFNSEVSVSAVQNVTLTGGQVFLRSELGMIKNLGGDKNTSFNATPISIGFSQELNGYNRLRWQSKIEPLKYEKAKKEFIQDMEDLRVTSTSRFFGLINAQIQKNIAEMNYANADTLYKIGKGRFQVGTVTQDELLELELRLLNSEQALNIAQLGEKRAQAMLNSFLGLPKETMIKCVVPSEIPTLQIDPDEAIDEAIKNNPEILSHQQQRLEQDENVAMAKSERGLNTTLYAMYGLNKSAENFDDVYAEPDKSQVFSLGLNIPIVDWGRGKGRYSMAKSNREVALATIRQERIDFEQDIYQSVLEFNLQAGQVTTAAKADTVAQMGYNVTFQRFLIGKIDVTRLNIASNDQETARMSYLSRLRDYWSAYYRLRSLTLFDFEKKKPLVADYDKLLEN, from the coding sequence ATGAAAAAAATATATTTATCATTTATTATAATTCTGGGCTTTACTGGATTTGTTGCAGCCCAGGAAGAATTGGTATTAACACTGCCCGAAGTAATCGATATTGCATCAGAACAATCAATTGATGCATTTAGAAATAAAAACATGTATTTGGCCAGCTATTGGGAACATCGGTTTTACAAAGCCGAGCGCTTGCCCAGTATCTCGCTAAGTGCGAATCCGGCCGATTTTAACCGCTACAGCAACAGCGTGTACAACTTTGAAACCAACGAAGATGAATTCCGTCTTCGCGAGTATTTTAATTCCGAAGTAAGCGTTTCGGCCGTACAAAATGTAACGCTTACCGGCGGTCAGGTATTTTTACGCTCGGAGTTGGGAATGATTAAAAACCTTGGAGGTGATAAAAACACCTCGTTTAATGCAACACCCATAAGTATTGGTTTTTCGCAGGAACTGAACGGGTACAACCGCCTGAGATGGCAATCGAAAATTGAGCCGTTAAAATATGAGAAAGCGAAAAAAGAATTCATTCAGGATATGGAAGATTTACGCGTAACATCTACCTCGCGCTTTTTTGGGTTAATCAATGCCCAAATTCAGAAAAACATTGCTGAAATGAATTATGCCAATGCCGATACACTTTATAAAATTGGTAAAGGGCGCTTCCAGGTAGGAACCGTTACACAGGATGAGTTGCTGGAACTGGAGCTTCGCTTACTCAACAGCGAGCAGGCTCTGAACATTGCTCAGCTAGGTGAGAAAAGAGCACAGGCGATGCTGAATTCTTTTTTGGGACTACCAAAAGAAACGATGATAAAATGTGTTGTTCCAAGTGAAATTCCGACTTTGCAGATTGATCCTGATGAAGCAATTGACGAAGCTATTAAAAACAATCCAGAGATTCTTAGTCATCAGCAACAGCGGCTCGAGCAGGATGAAAATGTAGCCATGGCCAAATCAGAGCGAGGCCTGAATACAACACTTTACGCCATGTACGGCCTAAATAAAAGTGCCGAAAATTTTGATGACGTTTATGCAGAACCCGACAAAAGCCAGGTTTTTAGTTTGGGTTTAAACATCCCAATTGTTGACTGGGGACGCGGCAAAGGTCGCTATTCAATGGCCAAATCGAACCGCGAAGTTGCACTGGCAACAATCAGACAGGAACGCATTGATTTTGAACAAGACATTTACCAAAGTGTGCTGGAATTTAATCTGCAGGCCGGACAGGTAACAACTGCTGCAAAAGCCGATACTGTTGCACAAATGGGCTACAATGTTACTTTTCAACGTTTCCTAATCGGGAAAATCGATGTAACACGACTAAACATTGCCAGTAACGATCAGGAAACAGCGCGTATGTCATATTTATCGCGGTTACGCGATTACTGGTCGGCTTATTACAGGCTGAGAAGTTTAACACTTTTTGATTTTGAAAAGAAAAAACCGCTTGTAGCAGATTACGATAAACTTTTAGAAAACTAG
- a CDS encoding efflux RND transporter periplasmic adaptor subunit: MKKKNWLFAAMAVILLLVVIIIFSGSKSETTQITTKVMKGPFEVLVYSSGQLESENSDHVYIPEKLKDRQTRISSLTITDIVEEGTFVDSGDYVATLDHQAVQEQLKDAEDELEKTLSEYNDSKIDSNLTLSNERDQIINAQLDVEERKIAVDESIYESPSEQKKVRMDYDKAVRKLAQSKQAYELKTQQEINKVNRKFITYKQVKARVDALEELMDQLIIYSPKAGIISYHQYEWGGTVETGSRVSQYSPIIATFPNMDNLVTKTFINEIDIALIKPGQKVRIGIDAFPDKTLTGEVATVANMGQLMPKSDAKVFEVKIKVNGSDPDLKPAMTTSNTIQASYIEDATYVPIEAVFSNDSLSYVFLNDSKTKQIIEPGEANENYVVVSQGLEEGQEIQLLEPENAADYKLSGFEIYADMKRKASEKAAEEAAKKKEQKEEKAPELPEGMTLPPGVTITSAS, translated from the coding sequence ATGAAGAAAAAAAACTGGCTGTTTGCCGCCATGGCAGTAATTCTGCTGCTCGTGGTCATCATTATTTTTTCAGGTTCGAAGAGCGAAACCACACAAATTACAACCAAAGTTATGAAAGGCCCTTTTGAAGTATTGGTTTACTCAAGCGGGCAGCTCGAGTCGGAAAACTCCGATCATGTTTATATTCCTGAGAAACTGAAAGATCGCCAAACCCGCATTTCCTCCTTAACAATTACCGACATTGTTGAGGAAGGAACCTTTGTAGATTCAGGAGACTATGTGGCTACACTCGACCATCAGGCCGTTCAGGAACAGTTAAAAGATGCCGAGGACGAACTGGAAAAAACACTGTCGGAATACAACGACAGTAAAATTGATTCGAACCTTACACTCAGTAACGAGCGCGACCAGATTATTAACGCCCAGTTGGATGTGGAAGAACGTAAAATTGCAGTTGACGAATCGATCTATGAATCGCCATCGGAACAAAAAAAGGTAAGAATGGATTATGACAAGGCTGTACGAAAATTGGCACAATCAAAGCAAGCCTATGAATTGAAAACGCAACAGGAAATAAATAAGGTAAACCGTAAATTTATTACCTACAAACAGGTGAAAGCACGTGTTGATGCGCTGGAAGAACTAATGGATCAATTGATTATTTATTCGCCCAAAGCGGGCATTATTTCTTACCATCAGTACGAATGGGGAGGCACCGTTGAAACCGGATCGCGCGTATCGCAGTATAGCCCTATAATTGCAACTTTCCCAAACATGGATAACCTGGTTACCAAAACCTTTATTAACGAAATTGACATTGCACTGATAAAACCCGGGCAAAAAGTAAGAATTGGAATTGATGCTTTCCCTGATAAAACATTAACCGGCGAAGTAGCCACTGTGGCTAACATGGGGCAGCTAATGCCGAAAAGTGATGCCAAAGTTTTTGAAGTAAAAATTAAAGTCAACGGTTCCGATCCGGATTTAAAACCGGCAATGACAACCAGTAACACCATCCAGGCCAGCTACATCGAAGATGCCACGTATGTTCCAATCGAAGCCGTATTTTCAAACGATAGTTTGTCGTATGTATTCCTCAACGATTCGAAAACAAAACAAATCATCGAGCCAGGCGAGGCCAACGAGAATTATGTGGTAGTAAGCCAGGGACTTGAAGAAGGCCAGGAAATTCAACTTCTTGAACCTGAAAACGCCGCTGATTACAAACTGTCGGGGTTTGAAATTTATGCCGATATGAAACGTAAAGCATCGGAAAAAGCGGCAGAGGAAGCGGCAAAAAAGAAAGAGCAAAAAGAGGAAAAAGCTCCTGAACTACCCGAGGGAATGACATTGCCTCCAGGCGTTACTATTACTTCTGCCAGTTAA